ctcccaatcctATGCTCCGGCCACTAGCCCACACTCCTGCCATGCTCAGGCCTAGGGAGCCTTGGAGCCACAGGATGTGGGGCTGATGTCAGCGACTCTTGTGGCAGCAGGGTGGGTGTGGTGACCGGCTGCCTCATAAACAACACAtgcagggccaaatcctgagctccttagcctgagccaaggggagcggggagctggcTTGTCCTGCTTTGCATCTTTCCAGCGTTTTATGTCCCTGCAGCAATAAATGACTCACATCCCAGatgttaaagggccaggagctgggagctcagctctgcTGCCACCCTCGTGCCCCAGGGCACTGTTCTATATTAGTGCCGTTGAGTTTGGGGTACCAGGAGCTGTGGCCGGttccctctctgccctgcagGGAAATGCAGCGACTCTCTGAAGAAGCACTGCCCGTCTCTGGACAGCAAGGGCTGTGAAGACACCTCACCGTTGGGTCCCTATcctcttcccccagtgaccctgctctgtccccagcagcgCAGCCTTGGATTTCCAGGGCTGATTCTCCTCCCACTCGTGCTGGTTTTGCTGCCGGGTCACCCCAGTGGCTTTGATGGAGATATTCCCGACCTGCACCCCGAAGGCAGGAGCAGAACCAGTGCCCTGGCCTCTACCCAGACCCCAGGCCAGGGGTAGGAACCTGGCAGAGGCCTGCTTGGGTCTAATTTTCAAGCCTGAGGGAGACCAAAACCTGATCCAACCCGTCAGTGCCACCACCTCGTTCTTGGGGCTCGGCCAGGCAAGGGCTTCCCGCTCCCCATGCCCGCAACTTGTCTCCGGCTGCCGCCTGCCTGCGGGGTCGCGCTGACGGCTCCGTGCCCCCTGCTTGGAGCGCGCGCAGTGGAGCAAGAGGTGCTGCGGCTCCTCGACATGCTCCCTCCACTGTgtgcccaggctggcaggagcggGGCACGCAGCCGCCACGGTGCCGACCCCCTCGTCAGGAGGAGGGGAGCCGCGCCGCACCTGAGAGGGTCGGCTGGTTTCCCAGGGCATTCAGGGAGCAGCACGAAGCCCTGCTAAGGATGGCTGGCCCTGATTGCCAGTTGTGGGCAGCCAAAGGAGCCTATGATGGGGTGCTGAGACTCAGGCTCCGCATTTGGGACAGACAGTGTTAAACACTCCTGCCTGGTGGGAGTGTGACGGGCTGTGACAggcaaagggggcaggggggaatttGGAAGGCAGCACGTCCCGCTCTGCAATGAGCCAGCCTAAGTCATTTTCAGACATTTATACCTCATGTACAATTGCTCTGGCTCCAGTCCAATGGATCGACATGACAATGGTCATTTGAGTGACAAGCTATCCATTCACTGCCCTCCAGCTGCATCCTGCACTAGCTcccaccctctcccacccccGGGAGCGCACTGGGTGTCAGCAAGGGCAGGATACGGCCCCAGGTTCCCAGGACGCCCCTCACTCGCCAAGGCTCAGTGCAGGTCAATGTTCTCGTACTCCTGGTGGTCGGAGTCCTCCAGCTCAATGGCAGGCACCAGGTTGTAATAATCCACTGCCTGGCTCATGTAGAGCTTCTCTCGGTCCACCGAGTCCTTCAGCACGTCTGTCACGCTCACTGTCTCCGCTTCCGGGTCGCTGCCCGccagctcctgtgctgctgccgcCACCGGCGGTGCCCCCTCGGGGCCCGTCTCCTGGCTGAGGCTCCCTTCGTTGACCAGCACAAAAGAATTGTCCGAGGCCCCCAGCTTGATTTCCACCTCTTCGTAGAGGTCCCTGTTGCTCCCCAGCAAGGCGGTGGAGGGCTTCAGCAGGATCTGGTTCCTCAGCAGCATGTTCTTCTCGGTCTcggtgggggcagagggcagctCACACTGGATGTAGTGGTGAGGCTCTGCCAGCCCCTTGGCACTGTTCCTCTCCACTGTGGCCAGGTGGCACTCCAGCCTGCGACTGAGGGTGTATCCCGTCTTTCTCTTCTGCCTGCAAAAGCACCAGGCGACCAGGGCTAAAATGACCACCAGGGGCAGGCAGATGAAGAGGGCGGTCAAGCTGTGTGCCCGGCAGAGCTCCTGCTTAGGGATATCTCGGATGTCCATGCCGCAGTAATGCTCTGGGGTGCTGCACACCACGACAGGGCCCTGCATGTCCCCGCTGGATGGCTCTCGGGGATACTTCTCCAGGTCACTGAACAAGGCGCAGGTGCAATCCCAGCTATTGTTGGTGAGGCTGAGCCTGGTGAGAGAGGGTTTAAAGACACCGGAGGGAAGGGAGGCCAAGTCATTGAAGCCAAGGTTAATCTCTTGGATTTGAGTGGAAGCTCTCAGGAAGGATTTGGGCAGCTTGCGAAGCTTGTTGCTATCCAAACGAAGGACCCTCAATCGCAGGGCATCTTCTAGGAAACTTTCTGGAAGCTTTTCCAACTGATTGTGATCCAAGTGCAAGATCTCCAGCATGACGGGCGCAGCGGATGCATTGACAATGTCCAACACGCCGCAGTGCGAGAGGTATATCTCTCTCAGGCCTGTTACTCCACCAAAGAGGCTCCAGTCCAGGGAGTCAATTTCAGTCCCGGTGAAGTTCAAACAGCATGTCTGGAGGGCTAGAGCTGCCTGAAACTCAGAGAAGGCCATGGGTGTACTGCAGTTGCAGGCTTCTTCCACAGTTCCTAGAGCAAGACGCGTGGCAAGCAACAGTCGAGTCCAGAGTATGAATGCCCATAGCTCACGACCTATagcaaagaggagaggaaaacagaTTAGTGATTTGTTCTGAGTAAAAAGAGGTCTGTAACTAACTCACAACATTGTTTGTACAGCAAACACCGATCACCGAGTAAGCCTGCAGTTCGACCCGTTTAATGCAGGGGTGGCTAACCTggggctctggagccacatgcggctctttagaagttaatatgcggctccttgtacaggcactgactccggggctggagctacaggcgtcAACTCACCAATGTGCCGggcagtgctcactgctcaacccctggctctgctacaggccctgcccccactccacccctttctgccccctctcctgagcctggcagtgccctcgctcctcctccccccagagcctcctgcatgcctcgaaacagctgattgggaggtgcggggagggaagggaggcgCTGATCCGTGGGGCTGCCAATGGATGAGAGGCGAGGGAAgaggggggagctgatggaggggctgctgatgtgttattgtggctctttggcaatgtacattggtaaattctcgctccttctcaggctcaggttggcgtTTAATGGATCAATTTAACTATCGGAGAATAGTTTCTCCCTTCAAAAACTTTCCAAACTTTATCTGTACAAGTTTCActtcacccactcctgaaatgtaggtgtctctggggtggaacccCACACCGTACAGAAATTCTGCAAAGCAACTTAAGCTAGGAGGTGAAAAAGACTCCTATCCTAACCGAAATACAGGGAAACAGCGTGCAGGTACCCAGATGAGAACTTAGCAAAGGCCAACCCACACTgctgcttttctgaaatgtgccatgggatctttaacaaCAATGAATGTTCAGCGCCTCCTTTGTACATGTCATTGGAAAGATGGCATCCCCCCACGTTTAGCCACTATTGCTACTTACAGGTAATTTGAGGGATACACTATTGGTCACATCTTCCAAATTGTGCCACCTTTAGCATCTCACATTAAAACATcttgcagcaggggagaggaaggggttggggtgatCCCCTGTCCTTCTTCTTAGCCCTAAATATCTGTGACCCACTAGCATCTCCCAGGTGCATCTGGCATGAAAGGGGGGAAGAGGTGAGGGGGAACTGGCTGATTGGGAGGGACTTTCCTTTTTCAGCCACTAACTAAATTCACCCACCCGCTCTAGCCCCTTCCCAAGAATGGAACCACCTGCCCTCAGCACGCTGTGGCCACCTAAGACCTCCCTCTGACTGCGCACGAGACCCAGCCTGGTTTTGGCAGGCAGCTAATGTCAAGCATCTAATACAGTTTCTGAagcagcccagccctggcacaaaCAAACACAGGTAGGAGCCTTATCTCTGAcctggccagaccctgctgcTCTGCAAAGAGTTACCTGCACCAGGTAATCAGCTCTGTGGTCAGGAGCACTGGGGAACACCCTGATTACACCTgatccagaggagagcagttcCCCAGGCAACAGCTGGGCAAATGTGAGCTCTCGTACTGGAAAGGGACGTGTGTTGTTCAAACCACAAAGGCAGCGTGTGGGAATCACCCTCCCTAGGGCACAGAGATTGACTGGATACCCATGACCCTGCAATACTTGGCCAGCGAGTGATCCAGATTCCTAGGACCAGTGGCCTGGGGTCATCGGCGTCTACGCTGCTCCAACAGGACAATGGACTCAAAGGgctcatccacacacacacagtacattgCAGAAAGATGCCAGGCTGAGTTAGATCCTGCTGGGAGAGAAACCTGTGGTTTCAAGGAGTCTAGGGATTTCAGACTTGATGCCCTCCACTATCCTCTCCAGAAGATTCAGAGCCCCAGCTATCTGCCTGTTCCTCTTCTAGCAGCCACACAAACTCCTTCCCATAGCTATGGCCATTCTTTCAGGGAACCAGCTGACCTGAGACCCTTCCGTTCACATCGGTGGTTGGAGGCGTCTCTCTAGGATACTTCCATACAGCACAGCCACTTCTCTGAAGGACAGCCAGCCAGGGCTTCCCCACGCAGCCTATGGGGGCAAATCCTGCTTCCCTTCCTTTGGTGCAGAGGGCCTTCAATACAGTGGAATCAGTGTGATcttgctgtgcagagc
This sequence is a window from Chelonoidis abingdonii isolate Lonesome George chromosome 7, CheloAbing_2.0, whole genome shotgun sequence. Protein-coding genes within it:
- the LOC116832550 gene encoding uncharacterized protein LOC116832550 isoform X1, producing MAPAPESLQCRELWAFILWTRLLLATRLALGTVEEACNCSTPMAFSEFQAALALQTCCLNFTGTEIDSLDWSLFGGVTGLREIYLSHCGVLDIVNASAAPVMLEILHLDHNQLEKLPESFLEDALRLRVLRLDSNKLRKLPKSFLRASTQIQEINLGFNDLASLPSGVFKPSLTRLSLTNNSWDCTCALFSDLEKYPREPSSGDMQGPVVVCSTPEHYCGMDIRDIPKQELCRAHSLTALFICLPLVVILALVAWCFCRQKRKTGYTLSRRLECHLATVERNSAKGLAEPHHYIQCELPSAPTETEKNMLLRNQILLKPSTALLGSNRDLYEEVEIKLGASDNSFVLVNEGSLSQETGPEGAPPVAAAAQELAGSDPEAETVSVTDVLKDSVDREKLYMSQAVDYYNLVPAIELEDSDHQEYENIDLH
- the LOC116832550 gene encoding uncharacterized protein LOC116832550 isoform X3 — protein: MGRELWAFILWTRLLLATRLALGTVEEACNCSTPMAFSEFQAALALQTCCLNFTGTEIDSLDWSLFGGVTGLREIYLSHCGVLDIVNASAAPVMLEILHLDHNQLEKLPESFLEDALRLRVLRLDSNKLRKLPKSFLRASTQIQEINLGFNDLASLPSGVFKPSLTRLSLTNNSWDCTCALFSDLEKYPREPSSGDMQGPVVVCSTPEHYCGMDIRDIPKQELCRAHSLTALFICLPLVVILALVAWCFCRQKRKTGYTLSRRLECHLATVERNSAKGLAEPHHYIQCELPSAPTETEKNMLLRNQILLKPSTALLGSNRDLYEEVEIKLGASDNSFVLVNEGSLSQETGPEGAPPVAAAAQELAGSDPEAETVSVTDVLKDSVDREKLYMSQAVDYYNLVPAIELEDSDHQEYENIDLH
- the LOC116832550 gene encoding uncharacterized protein LOC116832550 isoform X2, producing MGPAAGGRELWAFILWTRLLLATRLALGTVEEACNCSTPMAFSEFQAALALQTCCLNFTGTEIDSLDWSLFGGVTGLREIYLSHCGVLDIVNASAAPVMLEILHLDHNQLEKLPESFLEDALRLRVLRLDSNKLRKLPKSFLRASTQIQEINLGFNDLASLPSGVFKPSLTRLSLTNNSWDCTCALFSDLEKYPREPSSGDMQGPVVVCSTPEHYCGMDIRDIPKQELCRAHSLTALFICLPLVVILALVAWCFCRQKRKTGYTLSRRLECHLATVERNSAKGLAEPHHYIQCELPSAPTETEKNMLLRNQILLKPSTALLGSNRDLYEEVEIKLGASDNSFVLVNEGSLSQETGPEGAPPVAAAAQELAGSDPEAETVSVTDVLKDSVDREKLYMSQAVDYYNLVPAIELEDSDHQEYENIDLH